Proteins encoded by one window of Lathyrus oleraceus cultivar Zhongwan6 chromosome 1, CAAS_Psat_ZW6_1.0, whole genome shotgun sequence:
- the LOC127100353 gene encoding uncharacterized protein LOC127100353, which translates to MVPDAATNKTIQVVARGQEIMVKMQEDMNQHANVANPLILPVVETPSPPPQVDPLVNITAPGGVSHVNLSPHVVEIVNQHDAFFSPRAASQYDAFGPTTNEVEKKVKAIEEKLKEMESTNVLGLEEIEMCLVPRAVVPTKFKVPYFEKNKGNSDPRTHIRAYCRKMVAYSSDDRLLMHIFQDSLSGASLDWYMQLEGRHIRT; encoded by the coding sequence ATGGTCCCAGATGCGGCAACTAATAAGACTATCCAAGTGGTCGCAAGAGGCCAAGAAATTATGGTGAAAATGCAAGAGGATATGAACCAACATGCCAATGTTGCCAATCCTCTCATCCTTCCAGTGGTCGAGACTCCGAGTCCGCCTCCTCAAGTTGACCCTCTAGTTAACATAACCGCACCCGGTGGTGTTTCACACGTCAATCTTAGTCCTCATGTTGTTGAAATAGTCAATCAACATGATGCTTTCTTTAGCCCAAGGGCTGCCTCTCAGTATGATGCTTTCGGTCCGACGACCAATGAGGTGGAGAAGAAGGTAAAGGCTATTGAGGAGAAGCTTAAAGAAATGGAGAGCACCAATGTTTTGGGTCTTGAGGAAATAGAAATGTGTCTAGTTCCTAGGGCCGTCGTTCCGACCAAGTTCAAAGTCCCATACTTTGAAAAAAATAAGGGAAATAGTGACCCTAGGACTCACATTAGGGCATACTGCCGAAAGATGGTTGCTTATTCCAGTGATGATCGACTATTAATGCATATTTTCCAAGATTCCCTCagtggggcatctttggattggtatatgcAACTCGAGGGCCGCCATATTCGCACATGA